The Candidatus Omnitrophota bacterium genome contains a region encoding:
- a CDS encoding prepilin-type N-terminal cleavage/methylation domain-containing protein, with product MAKEQIQRQRQHMFSIHFKGIKRILLRTEKKGFSLIEVLIALAIFSAIVVTLYSTFWSGIKIDQRLEDKTYRQASWALEEMAKEFENAVKYDFSNSYPDINEFSGEKDRASFLLPTDQGLKVIQYYLEQPEEVFVHKVIIGKRSKKNVSVTESRQDASVQEILVREECSLVDFINGTKADSLKEAVCFNVEEQGLEFLYAYLEASEDDSKLDWQDNWKNNYIPAGIKVNLKLVGQKERDVLIVRRSIYIPAGRWGEEESL from the coding sequence ATGGCCAAAGAACAAATTCAGCGTCAGCGACAACATATGTTTTCAATACATTTTAAAGGAATAAAAAGAATTTTGTTAAGGACAGAAAAAAAAGGATTTTCTTTAATAGAAGTTTTGATTGCCCTTGCAATTTTTTCCGCTATTGTTGTCACTCTTTATAGTACATTTTGGAGTGGAATTAAGATTGATCAAAGGCTAGAGGATAAAACATACCGTCAGGCGAGCTGGGCTCTTGAAGAGATGGCCAAAGAATTTGAAAATGCAGTGAAATATGATTTTTCGAATTCGTATCCTGATATCAATGAATTCTCTGGAGAAAAAGACAGGGCTTCTTTTTTGTTGCCAACAGACCAAGGGTTGAAGGTTATTCAATATTATTTAGAGCAACCCGAAGAAGTTTTTGTGCATAAAGTGATCATAGGAAAACGGTCTAAGAAAAATGTTTCTGTTACAGAAAGCCGGCAAGACGCTTCGGTTCAAGAAATTTTAGTTCGAGAAGAATGCAGTTTAGTTGATTTTATTAATGGAACAAAGGCTGACTCTTTAAAAGAGGCGGTTTGTTTTAATGTTGAAGAGCAAGGCTTAGAATTTTTATATGCTTATCTTGAAGCGTCAGAAGACGATTCAAAGCTTGACTGGCAGGATAACTGGAAGAATAATTATATTCCTGCAGGGATAAAAGTGAATCTTAAGCTTGTTGGTCAAAAAGAGCGTGACGTGCTTATTGTTAGGCGCAGTATTTATATTCCTGCTGGCCGCTGGGGAGAGGAAGAATCGCTTTGA
- a CDS encoding PilN domain-containing protein produces the protein MTKSVITTIEISESHVKLLQVLRKRGRIRLVRHQAKKITDPSFDGIAGLLSSMVDDKVKESHIIGVIPRSQAMIRYFSLPSHSEQELGKMVSLQIGNKTPYAKEDIVFDYSSIAKESNGYSKVLVAIVHKEVAQKYLDIFKKCQITLNSLTLSSSSIVNGFYHWQKAIRKEDLSSSMVVNVDTSDSEICFCSEGKLLLSRNVRFGARDLGGDYQDDFVREVSLTLESYRKENLGLLPNRIVLISSLHESVFLKEKVFEEIRIPVEIIDLYRVFPKTKDCLIPILSEGDYFSSSSSLGAVFRGPQKPFDLLPKNVNAIREMKAQQVMWIQLIGLVFVAGCLAAATFYFNLSQEKSILKKLEEQNLKLKPRVEDVQIKKSRIVDIENYLVSVPSMVDVVHELYRLTPENISYRSLNVDDSDNLIIQGISEERADVNEFQKNLIGAPSFKDVNLQYATQRRVFEGEITDFKITCKIDQDFLQEKQ, from the coding sequence ATGACAAAATCAGTAATTACAACTATTGAAATTAGTGAATCACATGTAAAGTTATTGCAGGTTCTAAGAAAAAGAGGACGGATACGGCTTGTTCGTCATCAAGCAAAAAAAATTACTGATCCTTCTTTTGACGGCATCGCTGGCCTTCTGTCCTCGATGGTTGATGATAAGGTAAAGGAAAGCCATATTATTGGTGTTATTCCCAGAAGTCAGGCGATGATTCGATATTTTTCTCTGCCTTCTCATTCCGAACAAGAGTTGGGCAAGATGGTTTCTTTGCAAATTGGGAATAAGACGCCGTATGCAAAAGAGGATATTGTTTTTGATTATTCTTCAATAGCGAAAGAATCTAACGGGTATAGTAAAGTTTTGGTAGCAATTGTCCATAAAGAAGTGGCACAAAAATATTTAGATATTTTTAAGAAATGTCAGATAACATTAAATAGTTTGACACTAAGTTCTAGTAGCATTGTTAATGGATTTTATCATTGGCAAAAAGCTATTAGAAAAGAAGACCTCTCTTCTTCGATGGTTGTCAATGTGGATACCTCAGATAGCGAAATTTGTTTTTGTTCAGAGGGAAAGCTTTTGCTTTCACGGAATGTCCGATTTGGGGCTCGAGATCTAGGGGGCGACTATCAAGATGATTTTGTTAGAGAAGTTTCGCTGACACTTGAATCTTATCGAAAAGAAAACCTGGGTTTGTTACCAAACCGTATTGTTTTGATTTCATCCCTTCATGAGAGCGTTTTTTTAAAAGAAAAAGTTTTTGAAGAGATAAGAATCCCGGTTGAGATTATTGATCTTTATCGTGTTTTCCCGAAAACCAAAGATTGCCTTATTCCAATTCTTTCAGAAGGAGATTATTTCTCTTCTTCTAGTAGCTTAGGGGCTGTTTTTCGTGGACCGCAAAAACCATTTGATCTTTTGCCTAAGAATGTAAATGCGATAAGAGAAATGAAAGCGCAGCAGGTTATGTGGATACAGCTTATAGGGCTTGTTTTTGTAGCCGGGTGTTTAGCTGCAGCTACTTTTTATTTTAATTTGAGTCAAGAAAAGAGTATTCTTAAAAAACTAGAGGAGCAAAATCTTAAGCTTAAGCCCCGCGTTGAAGATGTTCAAATAAAAAAGAGTCGCATTGTGGATATTGAAAATTATCTTGTTTCTGTTCCCTCGATGGTTGATGTTGTTCACGAACTTTATCGACTAACGCCAGAAAATATTTCATATCGTAGTTTGAATGTTGACGATAGCGACAATTTGATAATCCAAGGGATTTCTGAAGAAAGAGCGGATGTTAATGAATTCCAAAAGAATTTAATTGGTGCGCCTTCTTTTAAAGATGTCAATTTGCAATATGCGACTCAGCGAAGAGTTTTTGAAGGGGAAATTACTGATTTTAAAATAACGTGCAAGATTGATCAAGACTTCTTACAGGAAAAACAATGA
- a CDS encoding type II secretion system protein GspK, with the protein MRVKRQILFFKNDSGVIMIIGLWILVVLSILAIGLGRRTRINLALAKYTIAKTKSDYLAWAGINYTSKQMDNLTTEGTENRIDTLYRCGVYFNDGQEAQDIFKEIPLKEGTFDIRYNIYDMLNSRIDVCYGIQDEGRRINLNSLNSGNYEVLSYLLVLLGVQSATADEIASSVVDWIDVDSDVFNAPFGAEDDFYMSQEKSYHCKNSIFNNIEEMLLIRSMDDEIFKKLKEYITVFPAQEADFSINVNTASEIVLKSFFYTFLDENQGTASPADVDSLVYTILEYRRGPDGRPCTPDDRVIERNDIAAIPFTGPESGIFQSASAQGKIKEESSYYRIKARGKSSFLDVVSEIEAVVDSESLAIVSWSKN; encoded by the coding sequence TTGAGGGTAAAACGACAAATTCTTTTCTTTAAGAATGATTCTGGTGTCATCATGATTATTGGGTTATGGATTCTTGTCGTTCTTTCGATTTTGGCTATTGGTCTGGGACGAAGAACTAGAATTAATTTAGCGTTAGCTAAGTATACTATTGCAAAAACAAAGTCTGATTACCTAGCTTGGGCAGGAATTAATTATACCTCAAAGCAGATGGATAACTTAACGACAGAAGGCACGGAAAATAGAATTGATACACTTTATCGATGTGGGGTTTATTTTAACGATGGACAAGAAGCGCAAGATATTTTTAAAGAAATTCCATTAAAAGAAGGAACTTTTGATATTCGGTATAATATTTATGATATGCTAAATAGTCGGATAGATGTTTGCTATGGAATTCAGGACGAAGGAAGGCGGATTAATCTCAATTCTCTTAATAGTGGTAATTATGAAGTTTTAAGTTATTTGCTTGTTCTTTTAGGTGTCCAAAGCGCTACAGCTGATGAAATTGCTTCGTCGGTTGTTGATTGGATAGATGTCGACAGCGATGTTTTTAACGCGCCTTTTGGGGCAGAAGATGATTTTTATATGTCGCAGGAAAAGTCGTATCATTGTAAGAATTCTATTTTTAATAATATCGAAGAGATGCTTTTGATTAGGTCAATGGATGATGAGATATTTAAGAAATTAAAAGAATATATAACCGTGTTTCCAGCCCAAGAGGCAGATTTTTCTATCAATGTGAATACGGCATCGGAGATTGTTTTGAAATCTTTTTTTTATACGTTTTTGGATGAAAATCAAGGAACGGCATCTCCGGCGGATGTTGATTCTCTTGTTTATACGATTCTTGAATATAGACGAGGTCCAGATGGAAGGCCGTGCACTCCAGATGATCGGGTGATAGAGAGAAATGACATAGCTGCCATTCCGTTTACTGGTCCTGAGTCTGGTATTTTTCAAAGTGCAAGTGCGCAAGGCAAAATAAAGGAAGAAAGCTCTTATTATCGCATTAAGGCAAGAGGGAAGAGTTCTTTTTTAGATGTTGTTTCTGAAATTGAGGCGGTTGTTGACAGTGAAAGTCTTGCAATCGTATCTTGGAGCAAGAACTAA
- a CDS encoding prepilin-type N-terminal cleavage/methylation domain-containing protein: MSFYFKKAFTLIELLMVLVLVALIAGLALPNLLKGRTYIELKQTAKDMARVMQYAQQRSVIDNREYQMQIDSSENRYWLMAEVLSDDVIMIEKEFEKIPGRMGKVLTIPEKIEVQAEKETIHFYPNGLVEKVQINLTDQKNKIVVSTKEQRGSVYVYEAEE, encoded by the coding sequence ATTTCTTTTTATTTTAAAAAAGCGTTTACCTTGATTGAGCTTTTAATGGTTTTGGTTCTTGTTGCTCTTATTGCAGGGCTCGCTCTTCCAAATCTTCTTAAGGGACGAACATATATAGAGCTAAAACAAACTGCTAAAGACATGGCTCGTGTGATGCAATATGCACAACAGCGTTCTGTTATTGATAATAGAGAGTATCAGATGCAAATTGATTCTTCAGAGAATCGATATTGGTTAATGGCTGAAGTTTTAAGTGATGATGTGATTATGATTGAAAAAGAGTTTGAAAAGATACCTGGGAGAATGGGAAAAGTTTTAACTATTCCAGAAAAGATTGAGGTTCAAGCCGAGAAAGAAACGATTCATTTTTATCCAAATGGATTAGTTGAAAAGGTTCAAATTAATCTTACAGATCAGAAGAACAAGATTGTTGTATCGACAAAAGAACAAAGAGGCAGTGTTTATGTTTATGAAGCTGAAGAATAG
- the gspG gene encoding type II secretion system major pseudopilin GspG, which produces MRNKEQGFTLIEIMMVVIILGILGAMVVPNMVGRGEQARETAAYSDIEANLSTALDLYELDNGRYPTTEQGLKALLQEPTTSPVPMHWNGPYLKKKKIPKDPWGAEYLYVSPGIQNPEEYDLSSLGSDGVESEDDITNWTQESYD; this is translated from the coding sequence ATGAGAAACAAAGAACAAGGTTTTACTTTAATCGAGATTATGATGGTGGTTATTATTTTAGGTATTTTAGGTGCAATGGTTGTGCCGAATATGGTTGGACGAGGTGAGCAGGCGCGTGAAACGGCTGCTTATTCTGACATTGAGGCTAATTTGTCAACGGCTTTAGATTTGTATGAGCTTGATAATGGAAGATATCCTACGACTGAGCAAGGACTAAAAGCGCTTTTGCAGGAGCCGACAACGTCCCCTGTTCCGATGCATTGGAATGGTCCATATTTAAAAAAGAAAAAAATTCCAAAGGATCCTTGGGGTGCAGAATATTTATACGTTTCACCTGGCATTCAAAATCCAGAAGAATATGACTTGTCTTCTCTTGGTTCTGATGGTGTCGAGAGTGAAGACGATATTACGAATTGGACACAAGAGTCTTATGATTAA
- a CDS encoding type II secretion system F family protein: MAKFSYKAKKGPSQMVEDIIEAENFDQAVDKIIQLGLSPVDVVPYKASSAARSKKETKSPRIRVKSSDIVSLTRHLYDLIDSGVPILRALETSSRQVKNVYFKTVVENIRASVEEGNSLSVSLEAYPYIFPPLYINMVKSGEISGKLNVVLGRLTESLEKDQEMVSRARTSLIYPLLILSVGIMTIFILLTFVIPRLTEMFEDLSASLPWPTLFLINVSDFLARFWWVIVLVLGAGIFYLKEFSRSGEGKFLFDRMKLKIPVIGKFIESIEIARFARTLATLLDSGVIIVSALNSVSDILENEALKTDIKKAAKQVSAGSGLTESFQHSRFFSQAAIDMISTGEQAGRVEASLYKLANVYEKQSDQMMKTITALVEPILIVVIGSVIGFVVVAMLLPIFEMNSMVR, encoded by the coding sequence TTGTTCCCTACAAAGCAAGCAGTGCTGCTAGATCCAAAAAAGAAACGAAATCACCAAGAATAAGAGTAAAATCATCAGATATTGTTTCTTTAACGCGACATCTTTATGACTTGATTGATTCGGGTGTTCCGATTTTACGTGCGCTTGAAACTTCCTCCCGCCAAGTTAAAAATGTTTATTTCAAGACCGTTGTTGAAAACATTCGTGCTTCTGTGGAAGAGGGAAATTCTTTGTCCGTGAGTCTTGAGGCATATCCTTATATTTTTCCGCCACTGTATATCAATATGGTTAAGTCTGGCGAAATCAGTGGAAAGCTTAATGTTGTATTGGGGCGCTTGACAGAGTCTTTAGAAAAAGATCAAGAAATGGTTTCAAGAGCGAGGACGAGTCTTATTTATCCGCTGTTGATCTTAAGCGTTGGGATTATGACAATTTTTATTTTATTAACTTTTGTTATCCCGCGTTTAACAGAAATGTTTGAGGATTTATCAGCAAGTCTTCCTTGGCCAACGTTGTTTTTGATTAATGTTAGTGACTTTTTAGCTCGGTTTTGGTGGGTAATTGTTTTGGTGTTGGGAGCAGGTATTTTTTATTTAAAAGAATTTTCTCGTTCCGGAGAAGGAAAATTTTTATTTGATCGAATGAAATTAAAAATTCCTGTTATTGGAAAATTTATCGAAAGTATCGAGATTGCACGTTTTGCAAGGACGCTGGCAACCTTGCTTGATTCGGGTGTTATCATTGTCTCGGCATTAAATTCTGTTTCTGATATTTTAGAGAACGAAGCTTTAAAAACAGATATTAAAAAAGCGGCTAAACAAGTTTCTGCAGGATCAGGCTTGACAGAAAGTTTTCAGCATAGCCGATTTTTTTCTCAGGCAGCGATTGATATGATATCGACCGGAGAGCAAGCGGGTCGTGTTGAAGCCTCTCTTTACAAGCTTGCTAACGTTTATGAAAAGCAATCAGATCAAATGATGAAAACAATTACTGCTTTGGTGGAACCGATTTTGATTGTTGTAATTGGGTCTGTTATTGGATTTGTGGTTGTTGCGATGTTACTTCCAATATTTGAAATGAATTCAATGGTTCGTTAA